A single window of Mesotoga sp. UBA6090 DNA harbors:
- the ruvB gene encoding Holliday junction branch migration DNA helicase RuvB — MEEERFLTPGEVREDNSIKSLRPKNLKEYIGQSQIRRRLRIAIEAARVRHEALDHVLLAGPPGLGKTTLAHIIANELGSEIYVTSGPVIEKQGDLAAILTGLERDDVLFIDEIHRLNRSVEEILYSAMEDFQLDIMIGKGPSARSIRLDLNPFTLVGATTRSGFIGAPLRNRFGMILEMEFYPDKDLKQIIIRSATLLGTSIREDAALLLARRSRGTPRIANRLLRRVRDIVTVEGENEITVNTVESAMTLLSIDEEGLDSMDKRLLGVLIESYNGGPAGVKAIAASIGIEPETISEVYEPFLLQSGFLVRTNRGRMVTEKAYRHLGLPLKGKTSELWNYVDQRDEAEE; from the coding sequence ATGGAAGAGGAACGTTTTCTTACTCCGGGCGAGGTACGGGAAGATAACTCAATTAAGAGCCTGAGACCCAAGAATCTTAAGGAGTATATCGGTCAGTCCCAGATAAGGCGAAGATTGCGAATTGCCATCGAAGCGGCCAGGGTGCGTCATGAGGCACTTGATCATGTTCTGCTTGCCGGGCCTCCCGGACTGGGGAAGACGACACTCGCCCACATCATTGCAAATGAACTTGGGAGCGAGATCTATGTCACCTCGGGGCCGGTAATTGAGAAGCAGGGTGATTTGGCAGCCATCTTGACGGGACTAGAGCGCGACGATGTACTTTTCATAGATGAGATCCACAGGTTGAACAGAAGCGTTGAAGAGATTCTCTACTCGGCGATGGAGGACTTTCAACTGGACATAATGATCGGGAAGGGTCCTAGCGCGAGATCGATCCGTCTAGATTTGAATCCCTTTACACTCGTCGGAGCCACAACGCGAAGCGGCTTCATAGGTGCTCCATTGAGGAATCGTTTCGGAATGATACTCGAGATGGAGTTCTACCCCGACAAAGACTTGAAACAGATAATCATCAGATCGGCCACTCTTTTAGGAACTTCGATAAGGGAGGATGCAGCCCTTTTACTTGCAAGAAGGTCGCGTGGTACTCCCAGGATAGCCAATAGATTGCTTAGACGGGTACGGGATATAGTAACTGTTGAGGGTGAAAACGAAATTACTGTGAATACCGTCGAGTCGGCAATGACATTGCTCTCCATAGACGAAGAAGGCCTTGATTCAATGGATAAGAGGTTGCTCGGGGTCCTGATTGAGAGCTATAATGGGGGACCGGCAGGTGTAAAGGCTATTGCAGCCTCAATTGGAATCGAACCTGAAACAATCAGTGAAGTTTACGAGCCTTTCTTGCTTCAGAGCGGCTTCCTGGTCCGGACAAATCGGGGCAGGATGGTCACCGAAAAGGCATACCGGCACCTGGGACTTCCTCTAAAGGGGAAGACCTCCGAACTGTGGAACTACGTCGACCAGAGAGACGAGGCAGAGGAATAG
- the asnS gene encoding asparagine--tRNA ligase, with protein MKVAEISSLGKLIDERVQIRGWIRRKRSSGKIQFLFLRDGSGFVQAIVEKSSVPASVFQAAASLKMESSLIVTGLVKAEVRAPGGVELLVEDLEIVQIPEKDFPINKPDHSIDFLMDNRHLWLRTQRQTHVLRIRHEIIRAVREFYNDRGFILVDTPIFTGSIGESAGNTFEIDYFDYGKAYLAQTGQLYLEAAAMALGKVYNLGPTFRAEKSKTRRHLIEFWMNEAEVAYYGHDDNIKLQEDLVAYVVKTTLERAGEDLKSIGRDTSKLEEIETPFPRITYDEAVRLLQKKGFEINWGEDIGGDEETAIANEFDKPVVVERYPRMMKAFYMQPDPERPDVVLCDDMLAPEGYGEIIGASERIHDRDLLIKRIEEYGLDVSSYDWYLELRDYGSVPHSGFGMGIERIVAWIAGLEHIREAIPFARTLYRIHP; from the coding sequence ATGAAAGTCGCAGAAATTTCTTCACTTGGAAAACTAATAGATGAGCGTGTTCAGATTAGGGGTTGGATCAGGAGAAAGAGATCGAGTGGAAAGATTCAGTTTCTCTTTCTCAGAGATGGTTCGGGCTTCGTTCAGGCGATCGTTGAGAAGTCAAGCGTCCCTGCAAGCGTGTTTCAGGCAGCCGCCTCTTTGAAGATGGAGTCGAGTCTGATAGTTACCGGACTTGTGAAGGCAGAGGTGAGGGCACCGGGTGGTGTCGAGTTGCTGGTGGAGGATCTCGAGATAGTTCAGATTCCAGAGAAAGACTTCCCAATCAACAAACCCGATCATTCAATCGACTTCCTTATGGACAACAGACACTTATGGCTAAGAACCCAGCGGCAGACGCATGTCTTGAGGATTCGCCACGAGATTATTCGAGCCGTCAGAGAGTTCTACAATGACCGCGGCTTCATCCTCGTCGATACACCTATCTTCACCGGTTCTATTGGGGAGAGCGCGGGAAATACCTTTGAAATCGACTACTTCGATTATGGAAAGGCCTATCTCGCACAGACGGGGCAGCTCTATCTTGAAGCTGCAGCTATGGCTCTTGGAAAGGTCTACAACCTTGGCCCCACTTTCAGGGCGGAGAAATCGAAGACGCGAAGACACCTTATAGAGTTCTGGATGAACGAAGCCGAAGTTGCTTATTACGGCCACGACGACAATATCAAGCTGCAGGAAGACCTCGTTGCTTACGTAGTTAAAACGACCCTCGAGAGAGCCGGAGAAGATCTCAAATCAATCGGAAGAGATACATCAAAACTGGAGGAGATCGAGACTCCCTTTCCAAGGATTACTTATGACGAAGCAGTGAGACTTCTTCAAAAGAAGGGATTCGAGATAAACTGGGGAGAAGACATCGGCGGGGATGAAGAAACTGCGATTGCAAATGAATTCGACAAGCCGGTCGTTGTAGAGCGCTATCCGAGAATGATGAAGGCCTTCTACATGCAGCCCGATCCCGAAAGACCAGATGTTGTTCTTTGCGACGACATGCTGGCCCCTGAAGGCTATGGAGAGATAATCGGAGCCTCTGAGAGAATTCATGATAGAGATTTGCTGATTAAGAGAATCGAGGAATACGGTCTGGATGTTTCATCCTATGACTGGTATCTCGAACTACGCGATTACGGTTCTGTTCCCCATAGCGGTTTTGGAATGGGAATTGAAAGAATCGTAGCCTGGATTGCCGGTCTCGAGCACATTAGAGAGGCTATTCCCTTCGCAAGAACGCTGTATAGGATTCATCCGTAG
- a CDS encoding S-layer homology domain-containing protein, which produces MKLLLASLLIFGLAFTSAVAAVNYVDVSSNHWAYDAVMKLSDLGILSGIVQADGRTYFNGNDPLTRYQTAVMLKKTLDYVELNFAMQGTVPQVGAVDGTLMSRLEALELALTDSTGRLIDTMDLQLRITALENRIASLGISTNGSVSQSTVESLRQQIMKFVEDLSFTTKKLDTLAGDIQNVQNNMSNLSVMESKVNDAVRRVDTLSGNISTIQSSLSSNERAISTLDSTVRSLSNSLSDYDAKLSTITNRASTNAMEIASIKESMATISGDILSVRDLQNKIASLENQIANVKLPSEATSKLDELSARVNTIASDYAKIGDLQNYVTRTDLKANLNLYAGVDELAKVKNSNEVLTKDIENLRNDFSSETGIIKGDIGNLQRSINAINEIVTIHENELASLKSSVSTVSSLRSDLNALNSKFNALTDQQAKDFTANQASLADLEARMNESMDMLNVSVEASLSRISLGMDTVNTQLGKNESEIKALKTRTDSLESRLNTTVVNLERYLRISDLETQPVIVNLSDRVAEINSATIDAATKQDVEALQKKTSPWLILSTVSSLAALGISIWVLIDSGII; this is translated from the coding sequence ATGAAACTTTTACTTGCCTCACTGCTTATTTTCGGTCTGGCATTCACTTCAGCGGTAGCTGCCGTCAACTATGTTGACGTCAGTTCAAATCACTGGGCGTATGATGCGGTGATGAAACTATCTGACCTGGGTATTTTGTCGGGAATTGTACAGGCTGATGGCAGAACTTACTTTAATGGTAACGATCCGCTGACAAGATATCAAACAGCTGTCATGCTCAAGAAAACTCTGGATTACGTTGAATTGAATTTCGCGATGCAGGGAACCGTACCTCAGGTCGGCGCGGTAGACGGAACGCTAATGTCGCGACTTGAGGCTCTCGAACTTGCGTTGACCGATTCCACCGGAAGATTGATCGATACCATGGATCTTCAACTGAGAATAACGGCTCTGGAAAACAGAATCGCTTCACTTGGCATTTCGACGAACGGAAGCGTATCTCAGAGCACCGTAGAGTCTCTTCGACAGCAGATTATGAAATTCGTCGAAGATCTTTCGTTCACGACAAAGAAACTCGACACTCTTGCTGGCGACATCCAGAATGTGCAGAACAACATGTCGAATCTTTCCGTTATGGAATCGAAAGTCAACGACGCAGTCAGGAGAGTCGACACGCTGAGTGGGAACATCAGTACTATACAGAGCTCTCTCTCTTCAAATGAAAGAGCGATCTCTACTCTGGACTCCACTGTTAGGTCACTTTCCAACTCTCTCAGCGACTATGATGCAAAGCTCAGTACAATAACAAACAGAGCTTCTACCAACGCTATGGAGATCGCGTCAATTAAAGAGTCAATGGCAACAATTTCCGGCGACATCTTGAGTGTAAGAGATCTTCAGAATAAGATAGCTTCTCTAGAGAACCAGATTGCAAATGTGAAGCTCCCTTCAGAAGCGACCAGCAAGCTCGATGAGCTTTCGGCGAGAGTGAACACGATTGCTTCGGACTACGCGAAGATCGGCGATTTGCAGAATTACGTCACGAGGACTGATCTGAAGGCTAACCTTAACCTTTACGCGGGCGTAGATGAACTTGCTAAAGTCAAGAACAGCAATGAAGTACTCACAAAGGACATCGAGAACCTCAGGAATGATTTCTCTTCTGAAACGGGGATCATCAAGGGTGACATTGGGAATCTGCAGAGAAGCATCAATGCAATAAACGAGATTGTTACTATTCATGAGAACGAGCTCGCTTCTCTAAAGTCCTCTGTGAGCACTGTCTCTTCGCTCAGGAGCGATCTGAACGCACTTAATTCAAAGTTCAACGCTCTCACAGACCAGCAAGCAAAGGATTTCACTGCGAATCAGGCAAGTCTTGCCGATCTTGAGGCTCGAATGAACGAAAGCATGGATATGCTCAATGTCTCAGTCGAAGCAAGTCTTTCCAGGATTTCGCTTGGAATGGATACGGTGAATACGCAGCTCGGCAAGAATGAAAGCGAAATCAAAGCGCTTAAGACGAGAACGGATTCACTGGAATCAAGACTAAACACCACGGTGGTCAACCTTGAGAGATACCTCAGGATCAGTGACCTTGAGACTCAGCCTGTGATCGTCAATCTCTCTGACAGAGTTGCCGAGATAAACAGCGCGACAATCGATGCTGCCACAAAACAGGACGTTGAAGCTCTCCAGAAGAAGACTTCACCCTGGTTGATACTCTCTACAGTAAGTTCGCTTGCTGCGCTTGGTATTTCTATCTGGGTTCTTATTGACTCAGGCATAATATAG